Proteins from a genomic interval of Paenibacillus lentus:
- a CDS encoding IS3 family transposase, giving the protein MQGYSISLVLRILEVERSTYYAHVNRPNQQTERILRNGRSAPGYSYTQDNKRISDEQICEWIMELLADEYTSVYGYRKLTKMLRRQHHLVINKKKVYRLCKKMNVLRPQRKLKAKHPKRLANNKVITASNQLWETDIKYGWLEGEQRFFFLMSIIDVFDRAIVAYHHGLSCEAKDLVQITQEALMKRQLFDKANRPIIRSDNGPQFISHRFAEACEQFGIIHERIPPKTPNKNAHIESFHSILESECYQRHDFESYQQAYKIVSGFIYNYNRNRIHGSIYDMSPYEYMEAVRQGNVRPKEINV; this is encoded by the coding sequence ATGCAGGGCTATTCAATCAGCCTTGTGCTGCGCATTCTGGAAGTGGAGCGTTCCACATATTATGCACATGTGAATCGCCCGAATCAGCAAACTGAGCGAATCCTCAGGAACGGTCGCTCCGCGCCTGGTTACTCATATACGCAAGACAACAAGCGAATTAGCGATGAGCAAATCTGTGAGTGGATCATGGAGCTGTTGGCCGATGAGTACACGTCTGTCTACGGATACCGCAAGCTGACAAAGATGCTGAGGCGCCAGCACCACCTTGTGATTAACAAGAAGAAAGTCTATCGGCTGTGCAAGAAAATGAATGTGCTTCGCCCTCAGCGGAAGCTCAAGGCCAAGCATCCGAAACGACTCGCAAATAACAAAGTCATTACCGCTTCCAATCAACTGTGGGAAACGGATATTAAGTATGGTTGGCTCGAAGGTGAACAGCGCTTTTTCTTCCTGATGAGCATCATCGATGTGTTCGACCGAGCAATTGTTGCTTATCATCATGGCTTGTCCTGCGAGGCTAAGGATCTGGTTCAAATCACGCAGGAGGCACTAATGAAGCGCCAGCTCTTTGACAAGGCGAATCGACCAATTATTCGATCGGATAACGGTCCACAGTTCATTAGCCATCGGTTTGCGGAGGCTTGTGAACAGTTTGGAATTATCCACGAACGAATACCGCCTAAGACGCCGAATAAGAACGCCCACATCGAGTCTTTTCACTCGATCCTTGAATCGGAATGTTACCAGCGCCACGATTTTGAGAGCTACCAACAGGCATATAAGATCGTTAGCGGTTTTATCTACAATTACAATCGCAATCGCATCCATGGAAGCATATATGATATGTCGCCGTACGAATACATGGAAGCAGTCCGGCAAGGCAATGTAAGACCCAAGGAAATCAACGTGTAA
- a CDS encoding transposase, which translates to MERKRYDLNFKKKVVSKGHEIGNMTAVARQHDLDPKMVLRWARELKRKDLDELDGDALKHASFVPTASDYAALEKEHEKLKKLYAEQALEREILRDLLKKTNPHLRIK; encoded by the coding sequence ATGGAAAGAAAACGGTATGATCTGAACTTCAAGAAAAAGGTTGTATCCAAGGGGCATGAAATCGGCAATATGACGGCAGTAGCCAGGCAGCATGATCTTGATCCGAAGATGGTGCTGCGCTGGGCAAGAGAATTGAAACGCAAGGATCTTGACGAATTGGATGGCGATGCTTTGAAGCATGCTTCATTCGTTCCTACAGCCTCAGATTATGCAGCCTTGGAGAAGGAGCACGAGAAACTCAAGAAGCTCTATGCAGAGCAGGCGCTAGAGAGGGAAATCCTCCGTGACCTGTTAAAAAAAACGAACCCACACTTGCGGATAAAATAG
- a CDS encoding DUF5071 domain-containing protein — protein sequence MNIKDLVPQHKSDYERVSLLKHQPLQKLKIILPELLEWLQDGNWPIAKDNSNDGCWKYFVLHGLVNRLPRDILQELREDLERMLNNSSRDEKEEELDDILQELLERIA from the coding sequence ATGAATATTAAAGACTTAGTACCTCAGCACAAAAGCGACTATGAACGAGTTAGCTTGCTCAAGCATCAACCCTTACAAAAGCTGAAAATTATACTACCCGAGCTCTTAGAATGGCTGCAGGATGGTAATTGGCCAATAGCAAAGGATAATTCAAATGATGGTTGTTGGAAGTATTTTGTGCTTCACGGATTAGTAAATAGATTGCCAAGAGATATCTTGCAAGAATTACGAGAAGACCTAGAGAGAATGTTAAATAATTCATCAAGGGATGAGAAAGAAGAGGAGCTAGATGATATTTTGCAAGAACTATTAGAAAGAATTGCGTGA
- a CDS encoding DUF6933 domain-containing protein, which yields MLFIKATKDTLKDLHINPEPVLETDLFFSWHVNIFTLYRKKHYVFMNDLSRLSLTISGIRSNQANRLQEIFITNLMRYLTLEDIPEKLIEFYIKNCNEMVITKTDNRSVRSTLNEIMMIMKSLEYNKDGFEDQDHRHKWNNRSIYKPIDYKEPIDVFIKELKDRYKNNKIE from the coding sequence ATGCTATTTATAAAAGCCACAAAAGATACCTTAAAAGACTTGCATATCAATCCAGAGCCTGTATTAGAAACTGACTTATTCTTTAGTTGGCACGTTAATATCTTCACTCTATATCGAAAGAAGCATTATGTATTTATGAACGATTTATCTCGACTGAGTCTAACTATCTCTGGAATAAGGAGTAACCAAGCTAATCGGCTGCAAGAGATTTTTATAACAAACCTAATGAGATATCTTACTTTAGAAGATATTCCGGAAAAACTGATTGAATTTTATATAAAGAATTGTAATGAGATGGTCATCACAAAAACAGATAACAGAAGTGTAAGAAGTACATTGAACGAGATCATGATGATTATGAAATCTCTAGAATATAATAAGGACGGATTTGAAGACCAAGATCATCGACATAAGTGGAATAACAGATCTATTTATAAACCAATCGATTATAAGGAACCCATTGATGTATTTATTAAGGAGCTAAAAGACCGGTATAAAAACAATAAGATTGAATAG
- a CDS encoding ABC transporter permease yields the protein MSKQNMMMIKKLSKANLKADKVKNYFAGSIIALAAVLLTVVLTFGYNSFTNLQQDSDFQAIFNDVSETEIFQLKQVYEVDEVGLYLEVGREKQEERLLSILYTDQMMMDLSYARIDEGKFPTKPNEIVIERDYFSTTSQKPGIGDRIVVEFRNNASKEMQMNEFVISGLLHTTASGEGNRISYNALVSKAFVDADPHLSKEKYSAAIRILNAGSYANEELKSKIKDIGKQIGLSEQNIQINHMNVDTNNLSSDTILTIFCIIIIIALACWVVIYNIFYISIIKQIKQYGQLRALGATRKQIKKLVKYEGRYLSRKFIPAGVLLGCLISWAMNPSVWNLFPSIILALAAGLFTELTVRFSLNSPANFAAKISPIEAIRYVGAETYTFKKKEKKSSKRLTPFTLARMSLTRSRKKTTLTLLSLVISGALFISFATLLNSVDSIAKTRQYFPNNGKFIIQINNELYSETVNLSDLQSEDQLSGALKDSILSISGVENVVDRQYIEAAVNGANESADPVVVGIENISASNIESLRKRLVHGEILEPNSSNNSYILMNSSSGDFEFYDIRYQVGDRISLIIGDDQNKIEHEFEIIGDLADKNLGVLFYLPSGVMESITPFNPNQSYEVILTEDTNEQLVKDELQKLIQNKDTLKLNSFSDMAKSNKAAFRTITIVVYTFMIFLALFSVINLLNTVMTSINARKVELGIMQAIGMEYKQLSAMLGYEAGFFIVGSFVISLIIGNLIGYGLSESLGNVGGFSFIQYQFPWSPILIYLLVMLLIQAVVLKFMRILTAKKTVVERLR from the coding sequence ATGTCAAAACAGAATATGATGATGATCAAAAAATTATCCAAAGCGAACTTAAAGGCAGACAAAGTCAAAAACTATTTTGCAGGCAGTATTATTGCTTTGGCTGCGGTTTTATTAACCGTTGTATTGACCTTTGGTTATAACTCCTTCACTAACCTGCAACAGGATTCCGATTTCCAAGCGATATTCAATGATGTTAGTGAGACAGAGATATTTCAATTAAAGCAAGTATACGAGGTTGACGAGGTTGGGTTGTATCTGGAGGTTGGTAGAGAGAAGCAAGAGGAGCGTTTATTATCCATTTTGTATACAGATCAAATGATGATGGACTTATCCTATGCTCGTATCGATGAAGGCAAATTCCCGACGAAGCCCAATGAAATTGTAATAGAAAGGGACTACTTTTCAACGACTTCTCAAAAACCGGGTATTGGTGATCGTATCGTAGTGGAATTTAGAAACAACGCCAGCAAAGAAATGCAAATGAATGAATTTGTCATTTCAGGCCTGTTACATACAACTGCGTCCGGAGAGGGCAATCGGATCAGCTATAACGCCCTAGTATCCAAAGCGTTTGTTGATGCTGACCCGCATCTTTCCAAGGAAAAATACTCCGCAGCTATCAGAATTCTTAATGCCGGCAGTTACGCCAACGAAGAACTGAAATCCAAAATTAAAGATATCGGAAAGCAAATCGGTCTTTCTGAGCAAAACATCCAGATTAATCATATGAACGTAGATACCAACAATCTATCAAGCGATACCATTCTGACGATTTTTTGTATCATCATTATCATCGCATTGGCATGCTGGGTCGTCATCTACAACATCTTTTATATATCAATTATCAAACAAATCAAACAATACGGACAACTACGAGCACTAGGAGCAACGCGAAAGCAAATCAAGAAGTTGGTGAAATATGAAGGGAGATACTTATCCCGCAAATTTATTCCGGCTGGCGTTCTCCTGGGATGTTTGATAAGTTGGGCCATGAATCCTTCCGTCTGGAACCTCTTTCCCAGTATAATTCTCGCCTTAGCAGCGGGTTTGTTTACTGAATTAACGGTCCGCTTTTCATTGAATTCGCCGGCCAATTTTGCAGCTAAAATCTCCCCGATCGAAGCCATTCGATATGTTGGAGCAGAGACCTATACATTTAAGAAGAAAGAGAAGAAAAGCTCAAAACGGCTAACCCCCTTTACGTTAGCAAGGATGAGTTTAACAAGAAGCCGAAAAAAAACAACATTAACGCTGCTGTCATTGGTTATAAGCGGGGCCCTTTTCATTTCCTTTGCGACACTGTTAAATTCGGTTGATTCCATTGCAAAAACACGGCAGTACTTTCCGAATAACGGCAAGTTTATCATTCAAATCAATAACGAGCTCTATTCTGAAACGGTGAATTTAAGCGATCTGCAAAGCGAAGATCAACTCTCTGGAGCCCTAAAAGACAGCATCCTATCCATTAGCGGAGTTGAAAATGTTGTAGACCGTCAATATATTGAAGCTGCTGTCAATGGGGCGAACGAAAGCGCAGATCCTGTGGTAGTAGGCATCGAGAATATTTCAGCGAGTAATATCGAGTCATTAAGAAAGCGCCTGGTACACGGGGAAATACTCGAACCCAATTCCTCTAATAACTCTTATATCCTCATGAATAGCTCCAGCGGTGATTTTGAATTTTACGACATTAGATACCAGGTTGGCGATCGTATTTCACTTATCATTGGCGATGATCAGAACAAGATTGAACATGAGTTCGAGATTATAGGCGACCTAGCGGATAAAAATTTGGGCGTTCTGTTCTACTTGCCATCAGGAGTCATGGAGTCAATCACCCCCTTTAATCCGAATCAAAGCTATGAAGTGATTCTTACAGAAGATACGAATGAACAATTGGTGAAGGATGAACTACAGAAATTAATTCAAAATAAGGACACTTTAAAGTTAAATTCATTTTCTGACATGGCGAAGTCCAATAAGGCGGCTTTTCGGACGATCACGATTGTTGTGTACACTTTTATGATATTTTTAGCTTTATTTAGTGTTATTAATTTGTTGAACACGGTGATGACCTCAATTAATGCGAGAAAAGTCGAATTGGGAATCATGCAGGCCATAGGTATGGAATATAAGCAATTATCCGCCATGTTAGGTTACGAAGCTGGCTTTTTCATTGTGGGGAGCTTCGTGATTTCTCTTATTATAGGGAATCTTATTGGATATGGGCTAAGCGAATCGTTAGGAAACGTGGGTGGGTTTTCTTTTATACAATATCAATTTCCGTGGAGCCCCATTCTTATATATTTACTAGTTATGCTGCTGATTCAAGCTGTTGTTCTCAAATTTATGAGGATTTTAACGGCGAAGAAGACGGTAGTTGAGAGATTACGATAA
- a CDS encoding ABC transporter ATP-binding protein: MVVLEAMHLKKHYGTASNLIKALDGVNLTVKRGEFVAIEGTSGSGKSTLLNLIGGLDVPTEGAVVINGCELSKLSDDHLTVFRRTNIGFIFQDYNLIPTLNVYENVILPVELDHGKIDEDYLISILEMLDLHVKQTKLINQLSGGQQQRVAIARALATKPAIILADEPTGNLDSKTSSTVLELLRLSNQRYKQTLIMITHNPDIAKLADRIIRIEDGKIV; encoded by the coding sequence GTGGTCGTCCTGGAAGCTATGCATTTAAAAAAACATTATGGAACAGCCTCTAATTTAATTAAAGCTTTGGATGGCGTCAATTTAACCGTGAAGCGTGGAGAATTTGTCGCTATTGAGGGAACATCGGGAAGCGGTAAGTCAACCTTGTTAAATTTGATAGGTGGACTCGATGTACCTACGGAAGGAGCAGTAGTCATCAATGGATGCGAACTATCCAAACTTAGCGATGATCACCTCACGGTGTTCAGGAGAACGAACATCGGTTTTATTTTTCAAGATTACAATTTGATTCCTACTTTAAATGTCTACGAGAACGTGATACTTCCGGTAGAACTGGATCATGGCAAGATAGATGAAGATTATTTAATAAGTATTTTAGAGATGCTCGATTTACACGTTAAACAAACGAAATTAATAAATCAATTGTCTGGAGGGCAGCAGCAAAGGGTTGCGATTGCAAGGGCACTGGCAACCAAACCGGCCATTATTTTGGCCGACGAGCCAACGGGAAACTTAGACAGCAAAACAAGTTCTACCGTATTGGAACTTTTAAGACTAAGCAACCAAAGGTATAAGCAAACGCTCATCATGATTACTCATAATCCCGATATAGCCAAGCTGGCCGATCGTATCATCCGCATCGAGGACGGAAAAATAGTTTAG
- a CDS encoding pseudouridine synthase, with product MSKELEKDLEMKEFEEIEGYAYCGTHKDKCLNDCINPLPNAMFADIN from the coding sequence ATGAGCAAAGAGCTGGAAAAGGACCTTGAAATGAAGGAATTCGAAGAAATTGAGGGCTATGCCTACTGTGGCACGCATAAGGACAAATGCTTGAACGACTGCATTAATCCACTTCCTAATGCCATGTTCGCAGACATCAATTAA